Proteins encoded together in one Larus michahellis chromosome 4, bLarMic1.1, whole genome shotgun sequence window:
- the TUBB3 gene encoding LOW QUALITY PROTEIN: tubulin beta-3 chain (The sequence of the model RefSeq protein was modified relative to this genomic sequence to represent the inferred CDS: substituted 1 base at 1 genomic stop codon), translating to MSTLAPLRLLREPWNASEGNQSNATAGASSPWCQGLNIPNELFLMLGLVSLVENLLVVAAILKNRNLHSPTYYFICCLAVSDMLVSVSNLVETLFMLLMEHGVLVIHASIVRHMDNVIDMLICSSIVSSLSFLGVIAVDRYITIFYALRYHSIMTLQRAVVTMASVWLASTVSSTIFITYYRNNAILLCLIGFFLFMLVLMLVLYIHMFTLARHHLCSISSQQKQPTIYRSSSLKGAITLTILLGVFFICWGPFFFHLILIVTCPTNPFCTCFFSYFNLFLILIICNSVVDPLIYVFRSQELRRTLREVVLCSCTADSARGAWGCRGCPCVCPPPRXSLCPQFWEVISDEHGIDPSGNYVGDSDLQLERISVYYNEASSHKYVPRAILVDLEPGTMDSVRSGAFGHLFRPDNFIFGQSGAGNNWAKGHYTEGAELVDSVLDVVRKECENCDCLQGFQLTHSLGGGTGSGMGTLLISKVREEYPDRIMNTFSVVPSPKVSDTVVEPYNATLSIHQLVENTDETYCIDNEALYDICFRTLKLATPTYGDLNHLVSATMSGVTTSLRFPGQLNADLRKLAVNMVPFPRLHFFMPGFAPLTARGSQQYRALTVPELTQQMFDAKNMMAACDPRHGRYLTVATVFRGRMSMKEVDEQMLAIQSKNSSYFVEWIPNNVKVAVCDIPPRGLKMSSTFIGNSTAIQELFKRISEQFTAMFRRKAFLHWYTGEGMDEMEFTEAESNMNDLVSEYQQYQDATAEEEGEMYEDDEEESEAQGAK from the exons ATGTCGACGCTGGCCCCCCTGCGTCTGCTGCGTGAGCCCTGGAACGCCAGCGAGGGCAACCAGAGCAACGCCACGGCCGGTGCCAGCAGCCCCTGGTGCCAGGGGCTCAACATCCCCAACGAGCTCTTCCTCATGCTGGGGCTGGTGAGCCTGGTGGAGAACCTGCTGGTGGTGGCTGCCATCCTGAAGAACAGGAACCTGCACTCGCCCACGTACTACTTCATCTGCTGCCTGGCCGTCTCTGACATGCTGGTGAGCGTCAGCAACCTGGTGGAGACGCTCTTCATGCTGCTGATGGAGCACGGCGTGCTGGTGATCCACGCCAGCATCGTCCGCCACATGGATAACGTCATTGACATGCTCATCTGCAGCTCCATCGTGTCGTCCCTCTCCTTCCTGGGGGTCATCGCCGTGGACCGCTACATCACCATCTTCTACGCCCTGCGCTACCACAGCATCATGACACTGCAACGGGCCGTGGTGACCATGGCCAGTGTCTGGCTGGCCAGCACCGTCTCCAGCACCATCTTCATCACCTACTACCGCAACAACGCCATCCTCCTCTGCCTCATCGGCTTCTTCCTCTTCATGCTGGTCCTCATGCTGGTGCTCTACATCCACATGTTCACCCTGGCCCGCCACCACctctgcagcatctccagccAGCAGAAGCAGCCCACCATCTACCGCAGCAGCAGCCTGAAGGGAGCCATCACGCTCACCATCCTCCTGGGCGTCTTCTTCATCTGCTGGGGGCCATTCTTCTTCCACCTCATCCTCATCGTCACCTGCCCCACAAACCCCTTCTGCACCTGCTTCTTCAGCTACTTCaacctcttcctcatcctcatcatCTGCAACTCGGTGGTCGACCCCCTCATCTATGTCTTCCGGAGCCAGGAGCTCCGGCGGACGCTGCGGGAGGTGGTGCTGTGCTCCTG caccgcggacagcgccc ggggggcgtGGGGGTGTCGCGGGtgtccctgtgtgtgtccccccccacgctGATCCCTGTGCCCCCAGTTCTGGGAGGTGATCAGCGACGAGCACGGCATCGACCCCAGCGGCAACTACGTGGGTGACTCCGACCTGCAGCTGGAGCGCATCAGCGTCTACTACAATGAGGCCTCCT CTCACAAGTACGTGCCTCGCGCCATCCTGGTGGACCTGGAGCCGGGGACGATGGACAGCGTGCGCTCGGGCGCCTTCGGACACCTCTTCCGCCCTGACAACTTCATCTTCG ggcagagcggggctgggaaCAACTGGGCCAAGGGACACTACACGGAGGGGGCCGAGCTGGTGGACTCGGTGCTGGACGTGGTACGGAAGGAATGTGAGAACTGCGACTGCCTGCAGGGCTTCCAGCTGACCCACTCGCTGGGCGGGGGCACCGGCTCCGGCATGGGCACCCTCCTCATCAGCAAGGTGCGGGAGGAGTATCCCGACCGCATCATGAACACTTTCAGCGTGGTGCCGTCCCCCAAGGTGTCGGACACGGTGGTGGAGCCCTACAACGCCACGCTCTCCATCCACCAGCTGGTGGAGAACACAGATGAGACCTACTGCATCGATAACGAAGCTCTCTACGACATCTGCTTCCGCACCCTCAAGCTGGCCACTCCCACCTATGGCGACCTCAACCACCTGGTCTCAGCCACCATGAGCGGTGTCACCACCTCCCTCCGCTTCCCCGGCCAACTCAATGCCGACCTCCGCAAGTTGGCGGTCAACATGGTGCCCTTCCCGCGTCTCCACTTCTTCATGCCAGGCTTCGCCCCGCTGACGGCCCGTGGCAGCCAGCAGTACCGTGCCCTCACTGTCCCCGAGCTCACCCAGCAGATGTTTGATGCCAAGAACATGATGGCCGCCTGTGACCCCCGCCATGGCCGCTACCTCACCGTGGCCACCGTCTTCCGGGGCCGCATGTCCATGAAGGAGGTGGACGAGCAGATGTTGGCCATCCAGAGCAAGAACAGCTCCTACTTCGTGGAGTGGATCCCCAACAATGTCAAGGTGGCCGTCTGCGACATCCCTCCCCGGGGGCTGAAGATGTCCTCCACCTTCATCGGCAACAGCACGGCCATCCAGGAGCTCTTCAAGCGCATCTCGGAGCAGTTCACAGCCATGTTCCGCCGCAAGGCCTTCCTCCACTGGTACACGGGCGAGGGGATGGACGAGATGGAGTTCACCGAGGCCGAGAGCAACATGAACGACCTGGTGTCCGAGTACCAGCAGTACCAGGACGCCACGGCCGAGGAGGAGGGCGAGATGTACGAGGACGACGAGGAGGAGTCGGAGGCGCAGGGCGCCAAGTGA
- the TCF25 gene encoding ribosome quality control complex subunit TCF25 has protein sequence MSRRALRRLRGEQRGQEEPGLGELGLDPGPEGGQEGLPSAASGRARAGVSNRFELITAEESEDELPSREEQGDAQLGERDAAEGNNKGAVTEESKGDGQRRGEEAEQPDQTPMLSNKPRKKKKKRKTKKTSAGETLEDNDLEDIDSLLEKIEDTNGLLQQTQSGIITDSRPLLYIEHRNLNPENELKRYFGARAVLGDQRQRQRQCVRGTWLTTPQSTWPRYTRTGIVMELVDTKGGVQYFTFEHHRKYQEVQLKFLENVETMDPNSVVPLLQALEPYHVDSLLLLSDVCRMQEDQEMARELVEQALYSLECSFHPLFSLTSGTCRLDYRRPENRSFFLALFKHLMLLEKRGCPRTALEFCKLILSLDPENDPLCVLLLIDFLSLRAREYTFLTRMFQEVESHRNLSQLPNFAFSVPLAYFFLSQQEERSELEQSQAREKAARLIQLALIMFPSVLMPLLDHCSVQPDARVASHSFFGLNAQISQPPALNQLTSLYVGRTHSLWKDPAVMAWLEPNVHEVLRMVDARDPLVEESEHKRKTLYQSAPRNIYRHIILSEVKEAMAALPLEVTSQPVMGYDPLPPLDSIVSYTRPERTNRPSNESTLSLFFRSLLPNFNLQGDIRHERDEEAGAGQDLNQGVNRLMAAMRDMLANIQFQEPPRDDNPEGDGDWD, from the exons ATGTCGCGGCGGGCCctgcggcggctgcggggcgagCAGCGGGGCCAGGAGGAGCCGGGTCTGGGCGAGTTGGGCCTGGATCCCGGCCCCGAGGGGGGACAGGAGGGTCTGCCGTCGGCCGCTTCCGGGAGGGCCCGTGCCGGCGTCAGCAACCGCTTCGAGCTG ATCACCGCTGAGGAGTCGGAGGATGAGCTGCCGTCTAGAGAGGAACAAGGGGATGCTCAGCTTGGTGAGCGGGATGCAGCAGAAGGGAACAACAAAGGGGCTGTAACTGAAGAGTCTAAAGGCGATGGGCAGAGACGTggggaggaagcagagcagcCGGACCAAACG CCTATGTTGAGTAACAAGCcacgaaagaaaaaaaagaaaaggaaaaccaagaaaacttCAGCAGGGGAGACTCTG GAAGATAACGACCTGGAAGACATCGACAGCCTGCTGGAGAAGATTGAGGATACCAATGGGCTATTACAGCAGACCCAGAGCGGAATAATCACTGACAGCAGGCCTCTACTCTACATAGAGCACAG AAACTTGAACCCAGAAAACGAGTTGAAGAGATACTTTGGGGCTCGCGCTGTTCTTGGTGATCAGAG GCAAAGGCAGCGCCAGTGTGTCCGCGGCACGTGGCTGACGACTCCCCAGAGCACCTGGCCACGCTACACCAGAACAG GTATTGTCATGGAGCTGGTGGACACCAAGGGGGGAGTGCAGTACTTCACGTTTGAGCACCATCGCAAGTACCAGGAAGTGCAGTTGAAGTTCCTGGAAAATGTAGAGACCATGGACCCCAACAGTGTCGTG CCACTGCTTCAGGCGCTGGAACCGTACCATGTGGACTCGCTTCTGCTGCTCAGCGACGTGTGCCGGATGCAGGAAGATCAGGAGATGGCCCGTGAGCTCGTAG agcaGGCGCTGTACAGCCTGGAGTGCTCCTTCCACCCTCTCTTCAGTCTCACCAGTGGGACCTGCAGGTTGGACTACCGGCGGCCAGAGAACAG GTCTTTCTTCCTGGCTCTCTTCAAGCACCTGATGTTGCTGGAGAAGAGAGGCTGTCCCCGGACAGCCCTGGAGTTCTGCAAGTTGATTCTGAG CCTTGATCCAGAGAACGACCCgctgtgtgtgctgctgctgatCGATTTTCTCTCCCTCCGAGCTAGAGAATACACCTTCCTGACCCGCATGTTCCAGGAGGTGGAG AGTCACCGGAATTTGTCCCAGCTCCCCAATTTTGCCTTCTCGGTGCCGCTGGCCTATTTCTTCCTGAGCCAGCAGGAGGAGCGCTCGGAGCTGGAGCAAAGCCAAGCCCGGGAGAAAGCCGCCCGGCTCATCCAGCTCGCGTTGATCATGTTCCCAAGCG TTCTTATGCCGTTGTTGGATCACTGCAGTGTGCAGCCCGATGCCAGGGTCGCGTCCCATTCCTTTTTCGGGCTGAATGCTCAGATAAG TCAGCCTCCCGCCTTGAACCAGCTGACGTCCCTCTACGTGGGAAGGACTCACTCCCTGTGGAAGGACCCAGCCGTCATGGCATGGCTGGAGCCCAATGTCCACGAGGTGTTGCGCATGGTGGATGCCCGGGACCCGCTGGTGGAGGAGTCTGAGCACAA GAGAAAGACGCTGTACCAGAGCGCACCCAGGAACATCTACCGGCACATCATCCTCTCGGAGGTGAAGGAGGCCATGGCAGCTCTGCCTCTG GAGGTGACCTCGCAGCCTGTGATGGGGTATGACCCCTTGCCTCCTTTGGACTCCATCGTTTCCTACACCAGACCAGAAAG AACGAATCGTCCATCCAATGAAAGcactttatctctcttcttccgaTCGCTGTTGCCAAATTTTAACTTGCAG GGGGACATCAGGCACGAGAGGGATGaagaggctggagcagggcaggaccTTAACCAGGGGGTGAACAGGCTCATGGCAGCCATGCGGGACATGCTGGCGAACATCCAGTTTCAGGAACCCCCCCGAGACGACAATCCTGAAGGCGACGGGGACTGGGACTGA